From the genome of Thermus albus:
GCCTTCGGGAGGGATACGGGCGGTTTCCCTGGCCTCGCCTTCAGGAGCGGCGTTAAGGCCCCAGGGCGTCACCGTGGAGCCCTTGCCCGAGCGCAGGCTTTGGCTTCGGGGCCACACCGGGGGCTTGGCTGGGCCCTATGTGCGGGCGGCCAACCCGGTAATCCCCGACTCCTCCCCCTATTGCGATCCGGGCTGGTACCCTTAGGGCATGGCGGCTTGGGGAAAAGCGCAGACCGGGGAGGTGCGCGAGGAGCTGAAGGCCCTTTTCGGCTCCAGGGCCCTCCTTTCCCCGGCGGAGAAAGGGGTGTACCGCTACGACGCCATCCTGGTGGGGCCGGAGCCTTTGGCGGTGGCCCTGCCGGAGTCCCGGGAGGAGGTGCAGGCCCTGGTGCGCCTGGCCCGGAAGTACCACCTTCCCCTGGTTCCCCGGGGTGCGGGAAGCGGCCTGAGCGGGGGGGCGGTGCCGGAGGAGGGGGCCATTGTGGTGGCCTTTACCCGCATGACCCGCCTGGAGCTGGACCCTGTAGGGCGTACCGCCTGGGCCGAGCCTGGGGTGACCACGGCCAGGATCTCGGAGGAGGCCAGGCCCTACGGGCTTTTCTACCCCCCTGACCCCGCCTCCTCGCGCACCAGCACCCTGGGGGGCAACCTGGGGGAGAACGCCGGGGGGCCCCTCTGCTTCAAGTACGGGGTCACGGGGGATTACGTCTTGGAGCTGGAGTTCGTGGACGCCTGGGGGGAGGTGCACCGCCTGGGCCGGGAGGCCTACGATGTGGCTGGCCTGCTTATCGGCTCGGAAGGGACCTTGGGCCTGATCACGGGGGTGCGGGTGCGGCTTCTTCCCCTTCCCCGGTACCGGGCCACCTTGATGGCGGCCTTTCCCCACGTGGGCGCCCTGGCAGAGGCGGTCTCCCGGGCCATCGCCTTGGGGGCGGTGCCGGCGAAGCTGGAGTTTTTGGATCCCGTTTGCGTAAACGCCGTGGAGGACTACCTGGGCCTGGGGCTTCCAAGAGGGCATGCCCTCCTTTTGGCGGAAACGGATGGGGAGGACCTCGAGGTGGTCCAAGAGGAGCTTTCGCTTCTGGAGAGGACGGCCCAGGAACTTGGGGCTAGGGTGCAGAAGGCGCGGGACGAGAAGGAGGCGGAGGCCCTTTGGCGGGCCAGGCGGAGCGTGAGCCCCGCCTTGGGCCGCATCCGCCCCAAGCGGGTCAACGAGGACATCGCGGTGCCCAGAAGCCAGCTTCCTGAGGTGGTGCGGGAGATCCAGGCCTTGGGGGAGGCCTACGGCCTGGTGGTGGCCCAGTTTGGCCATATTGGGGATGGGAACCTGCACCCCAACATCCTCTTTGACCCCAGGCGGGAGAGCGAGGAACGGGTCTGGGAGCTGGCCCACCAGATCGCCCGGGTGGCCCTACGGCATGGCGGCGTGCTTTCCGGGGAGCATGGGATTGGCCTCATGAAGCGGGAGTTCATGAAGGAAGCGGTGGAGGAAGGGACCCTCGAGGCTTTCCGCACGGTAAAGGCCACCTTGGATCCCCAGGGGCTCCTGAACCCGGGCAAGGTCCTGCCCTAACGGGTCTATTTTCACGGGCCTTTGACAGGAAGGAGTCTACCCTGGAAGCATGGATGGCCGGGGCCGGGTCTTCTACTTTGCCAGCTGGGCGGGGTTGGCCCTGGGC
Proteins encoded in this window:
- a CDS encoding FAD-binding oxidoreductase, producing MAAWGKAQTGEVREELKALFGSRALLSPAEKGVYRYDAILVGPEPLAVALPESREEVQALVRLARKYHLPLVPRGAGSGLSGGAVPEEGAIVVAFTRMTRLELDPVGRTAWAEPGVTTARISEEARPYGLFYPPDPASSRTSTLGGNLGENAGGPLCFKYGVTGDYVLELEFVDAWGEVHRLGREAYDVAGLLIGSEGTLGLITGVRVRLLPLPRYRATLMAAFPHVGALAEAVSRAIALGAVPAKLEFLDPVCVNAVEDYLGLGLPRGHALLLAETDGEDLEVVQEELSLLERTAQELGARVQKARDEKEAEALWRARRSVSPALGRIRPKRVNEDIAVPRSQLPEVVREIQALGEAYGLVVAQFGHIGDGNLHPNILFDPRRESEERVWELAHQIARVALRHGGVLSGEHGIGLMKREFMKEAVEEGTLEAFRTVKATLDPQGLLNPGKVLP